The genomic stretch GGCGCGGGAGGCGTGCGATGTAGGCGCGGCATTCGTGGTTTCGCCCGGATTCAACCAGGGTGTGGTCGAGTACTGCCTAGGCGTTGACGTACCGGTTTATCCGGGGGTATGCACGCCGACCGAGATCGGTGCAGCGCTGGAAAAGAACTTGAGCGTACTCAAGTTTTTTCCCGCCGAGGCGATCGGGGGCATACCGTTGCTGCGCGCTATATCGGGGCCGTTCAGGGAAGTCAGGTTTATGCCGACGGGAGGGATCACTGCCGCTAACGTGAGCCAGTACCTGGCGCTCGATAATGTCGTGGCGTGCGGTGGATCGTGGATGGCACCGGCTGACTGGATTGCGGGAGGCCTCTTCGAGCGCATTACGGCTGCGGTTGGGGAGGCGGTGAAAATCGCCGGCAAACGCGGGGCCGCCTCTGCGATCGCCGGAGCAGAGCACGGCGGCGGCAGGGTGCGCCGATGACTGCGGCGCCGGATGTCACGCAGGACACCACAGTGACGGCAAGATACCGCTGGACGATTTGCTCGCTGCTTTTCTTCGCCACCACGATCAACTATGTCGACAGACAGGTACTCGGCATTCTCGCTCCGACACTGCAGAGCGAGCTTGGCTGGTCCGAGGTTGACTACGCGGCCATCGTATCCTGGTTTACGCTCGCATATGCGCTGGGCTATGTCGGTGCCGGACGATTGTTCGACCGCATCGGGGTGCGACTCGGCTTTGCTGTCTCGGTTACCGTATGGAGCATAGCGGCGATGGCGCACGCGCTCGCGAGCACGGCCGGAGGCTTCGGCGCCGCTCGATTTGCCCTGGGGCTCGGAGAATCCGGAAATTTCCCCGCGTCGATCAAGGCGATTGCCGCCTGGTTTCCGGTAAGGGAACGCGCCTTCGCGATGGGGATCGTCAACGCAGGAACCAACATCGGCGCGTTGGTCACGCCGATCGTTGTGCCAGTGATCGCACTGACCTGGGGATGGCGGGCGGCGTTCGTTGTCACGGGCGCAATGGGATTTGTCTGGCTGATTTTCTGGCTGCTGATGTACCGCTCGCCGGCTGGCGACGCGAGCGGAGAGACGATTGCCGCGGATGGAACCCGGTCCCAGGCGTCGGTGCCGTGGTCGCAGGTTCTGCGTCATCGGCAGGCATGGGCGTTCATTATGGGGAAGCTGCTGACTGACCCGGTGTGGTGGTTCTATCTGTTCTGGCTGCCGAAGTTTCTCGA from Gemmatimonadaceae bacterium encodes the following:
- a CDS encoding MFS transporter; translation: MTAAPDVTQDTTVTARYRWTICSLLFFATTINYVDRQVLGILAPTLQSELGWSEVDYAAIVSWFTLAYALGYVGAGRLFDRIGVRLGFAVSVTVWSIAAMAHALASTAGGFGAARFALGLGESGNFPASIKAIAAWFPVRERAFAMGIVNAGTNIGALVTPIVVPVIALTWGWRAAFVVTGAMGFVWLIFWLLMYRSPAGDASGETIAADGTRSQASVPWSQVLRHRQAWAFIMGKLLTDPVWWFYLFWLPKFLDVRFDVKLAKVAAPLIAIYLLADVGSVGGGWISGAFMRRGWSLNKARKTTMLIAALAIVPTMFAPAAPTLWATVAVVGLAAAAHQWWSTNLFTLPSDMFPQRAIGTVVGIGGFAGAASGFFFQRATGAVLQANGNNYTPVFLFCGLAYVTALLVIHLLVPRMAPATVSEPGPR